From the genome of Aeromonas hydrophila subsp. hydrophila ATCC 7966:
CACAAAACCATGACATAAACCTCGTTCAAAACACTTATTTCAAGAAGGGGGAAGGCCGGCGGCGCGCCTGAATACGAATGCATGATGCCGCGCTTGTTATCCCCGAAGACGCCCCGTATTGTATCGGGCTTGCCCAAGAGATGGAGTCTCTCGGGCTATTTTTTTCCGTAGTTTTTTATGAGGTGCGAGCGGTTGTCGCCTGCGTCCTTCATCTGGCTACATTTTCAGGAGTTTTTATGGGGTACGAGTGGCTGGCACTGGCAGCAGCCAGTTTATGGGCGGTCGCTGCCCTCATCTCCGTCAAACCGGCGCGCCACCTGGGGGCTTTTGCCTATAGCCGCTGGCGCATGTTGCTGGTCAGCCTGATGCTGGGGTCGGCCAGTCTGGCTACCGGCGGCTGGCAGACCTTGACCCAGAGTGCCCTGCCCCTGCTGGCACTGTCGGGCTTGATCGGCATCTTCGTTGGTGACACTGCCCTGTTTGCCTGCATGAACCGGCTGGGGCCAAGACGCAGCGGCCTGCTGTTCTCCTGCCATGCCCTCTTCTCCGCCCTGCTCGGCCTCTGGCTGTTTGGCGAGCAGCTCGGTGGCTGGCGACTGGTGGGGGCCATGCTGGTCTTTGCCGGTGTCATGCTGGCCATCCTGTTCGGTCGCCGTGGCAATGCTCAGCAGAATGAATGGGAACAGGTGCGCGGCCATCTCGTCATCGGCATCGGTCTGGGCCTGACCGCCGCCTTCTGCCAGAGCCTGGGTGCCATCATCGCCAAACCGGTGATGATGAGTGGCACCGTGGATGCGATCAGCGCCTCCGGCATCCGCATGGGCAGCGCCCTGCTGGCCCACTGCACCCTGCGGGCGCTGAGAGTGCCGCTGTCATTGCCGCACAACCCCATCAACCGCCAGGTATTGGGGATGATCGGCATCAACGGCTTTCTGGCGATGGCCATGGGCATGACGCTGATCCTGGTCGCCTTGCGCCAGGGGGACGTCGGCATGGTGGCGATCCTCTCCTCCACCACGCCGGTCATTCTGCTGCCACTGCTGTGGTGGCACTCGGGGCAGCGCCCTTCCCTGGCGGCCTGGGCCGGCGCCCTGCTGGCGACCCTGGGCACCACGCTGGTACTGGGAGCCAGCGGACACTGACTCCTGAAGGGTCAGAACCGGGCGATCTCGTCGGCGGTCAGCTCGCGATATTCGCCCGGTGCCAGCTCTTCATCCAGCGTCAGGCCGCCCACCCGCTCCCGGTGCAGTCCCACCACCTTGTTGCCGATGGCGGCAAACATCCGCTTCACCTGATGGTACTTGCCCTCGTGGATGGTCAGACGCGCCTCGCACTCACCCAGGATCTCCAGCTGGGCCGGCCGGGTCTTCTCGGTCTCGCTGCGCAGCAACACCCCTTCGGCAAACAGCGCGATGGCATCCGGGCTGACCGGGTCTGCCAGCCAGACATGGTAAGTCTTGGCACACTCGTGACGGGGGGAAGTGATGCGATGGGACCACTGACCGTCGTCGGTCACCAGCACCAGACCGGTGGTGTCGAGATCGAGCCGACCCACCACGTGCAGCTTGCCCATGGCCGGCTCATCCATCAGGAAGAACACGGTGGGGTGATCCGGGTCTTCGTTGGAGCAGACATACCCTTCCGGCTTGTGCAGCATGAAGTAGCGGTTGCGCTGATCCAGGGTCAAGGTGACACCGTCAAATTCCACCTGGCTCTGCTCGTTGATGTGGAAGGCGGGCTGCTTGACCACGATACCGTCCACCATCACCTCTCCCTGCCGGATCAGTTTGCCCGCCAGCGAGCGGGTCAAGTCGGAACAATCGCAAAGAAATTTATCGAGCCGCATGCACAACCTCAGAGTCCATCAAGAAAGGGGCGTCATTATATCGGCCGGGGCCGACAACTCCAGCACTAAGCGCCGCGGCCGCCACGCATGTCGCCATGACGAACCGGGGCGCCGGTGTTAGACTGCCAACAGAGGGCCTAACGTTACGCATAATAATAAAGTTCAGGAAGCCGTATGAAGTCGCAAACACCTCATCCCGTTATTCCCGTCAACCAGCTGCAACCCGGCATGTACGTGATCGCCATCATCAGCCAGACCGGCGGCATGGAGATTGCCCAGATGGGGCTGGTGACCACCCGCCAGCAGATCAACGATCTGGTCAAGCGCGGCGTACTCACGGTGCGAGTCGATCTCGCCCGCAGCAAACTGCCCGGCATCGAGCAGGTCATCTCCCCCGACCCGGCCATCTCCCCGGCCAGCACCCAGCGACCCTCCGGCAGTGGTAACGGCGAGGGGCGCGAGCTCAAGATCCGCCGGCTTTATCAGGAGGCCCGCGAGCTGCAAGGCAAGTTCATCCGCCATCTCAAGGCGGGGGAGCCCATCGACATCACGCCGCTGGCGGCGGTCGCCGAGGAGATGGTGGACACCATGTTCACCCACGGTGACGCCATGCTCTGTCTGGCCCGCATTCGCGCCAAGGATGCCTACCTGATGGAGCACTCGATGAACGTCGCCATCCTGCTGGCGAACTTCGGCCGCTATCTGGACCTGGATCGCAGCGTGCTCAAGGAGCTGACCCTGGGCGGCTTGCTGCACGACGTGGGCAAGATCATGACCCCGGACGAGGTGCTCAACAAGCCGGGCAAGCTCACCGACGAGGAGTTCGCCGTCATGCGCCAGCACGTGGTGCACAGCTACGAGATCCTGAGCAACACCCCCGGCATCACCGCCACCATGCTGGAGGTGGCCGCCAACCATCACGAACGGCTCGACGGCACCGGTTACCCGCAGCGGCTCAAAGGCGAACAGCTCTCGCTCTATACCCGCATGAGCGGCATCGTCGATGTCTATGACGCCGTCACCGCGGATCGGGTCTACAAGCAGGGCATGCAGCCGACCCAGGCCTTTCGCATTCTGCTCAAGGGGATCAACCACCACTTCGATGCCGAACTGGTCACCAAGTTCATCAAGTGCATGGGGGTCTATCCGGTGGGGACGCTGGTGCAGCTCTCCAACCAGCGGCTGGCCATCGTCATGCAGCGCAATCCCCATGAGCCGCTCAAACCGGTGGTGAAGGTGATCTATCACGGGACCCAGCGCCACTACCTCGAGGTGCAGTGGCTGGATCTGGCCAAGAACGGGGTGCAGGAAACCATCGAGAGCACGGTCGATCCCAAGGAGTTCGGCATCAACCTCGCCAACTTCGTCTAGTCGGCATCCCCCTCCCGCAACCGCTCGGTGCAGTGCTGGATGAGGAACTCCTCATCCAGCGGTGACAAATCAAAGCGGATGCAGGCCTCTTCGATGGCCCGGATGTTGTGTTGATGGTGCTCGCTGAGCCAGCGCACGGCGCGGCGCAGATCTTCACCATGGGGCAGCAGGGTATGGTCGCTCATGGGGCACCTCCGATCAGCTATCGATAGTGGCCCGTCACAGCGGGCCCTCTCTTCTAGCTTAGCCCGCCTGCCGCCCCTTCATCCTGCCTTCAAGCAGGCTCAGGCAAACGCCCGCTGCCAATCCTGATCAAACTTCGCCAGCGCCGCGTCTACCGCCGGTACTCTCAGCAGCTGTTCGGCCACATCGAGCGGCAATGTGATGGACTGGCAACCTGCCAGCAGGCAGTCAAGCGCCTGGCGCGGAGTGCGGAACGATGCCGCCAGCACCTTGCTGTGCGGCGCATGCAGCGCCAGCAGCTGTTGCAGCTCCTGTACGGTGGCGATGCCATCGCCACCCTGGGCATCCAGCCGGTTGACGTAGGGCGCCACGTATTCCGCCCCCGCCACCGCCGCCAGCCAGCCCTGCAGCGGGGTATAGACCGCCGTGCCCAGAGTCGGCACCCCGTTGGCCGTCAGGGTTTTGATGGCCGCCAGCCCCTCTTCACATACTGGGATCTTGATCACCAGGTCCCGGTCCAGCTCACGCAGGGCAAATGCCTCGCGCACCATCTCGGTTTCGGTTTTGGCCATCACCTGGGCAAACAGCCGGGCCTTGGGACCCAGCACCTCCCGCAGGGCGGGCAGCAGCTCGGTCAGCGGCATGCCGCCTGCCGCGGTAATGGACGGGTTGGTGGTGACGCCGGCCAGCGGCAGGATCCGTGACCAGCGGCGCACCGCAGCCACATCGGCAGTATCGAGATAAAGCTCCATCTCTGACTCCTTAATGGGATGTTCAATCTGTCGCCATTCTAGCGAGATAACATCCGCACATTGTTTGATCAAAATCAAATCAGCTTTCGAACGAAAGAAAATAGAATGCAAAAACAAAAGGAGGCGGTATGATTTTCGACCTGCAACGCTATTCAACTCACGATGGCCCCGGCATTCGCACCCTGGTGTTTCTCAAGGGGTGCTCGCTGGCCTGTCGCTGGTGTCAAAACCCGGAAAGCCGCTCTCCCAAGCCGGACATACTACTCGACCGGCGCCAATGCATCGAGGGATGCCGGCTCTGCAGCGACGCCTGCCCGGCAATCTTGCGTGACAGCCAGGGTGTCCAGCTCACCCGCTCAGCCCTGCGCAATCAAGATGTGGAACGGCTGCGCGGCCTCTGCCCCAGCGAAGCGCTGCAGGTGTGCGGCCGGGAGGAGAGTCTGGACACCCTGATGGCCACCATCCTGCGGGATCGCCCCTTCTTCGAGCGCAGCGGCGGCGGGGTTACCCTCTCCGGCGGCGAGCCCTTCATGCAGCCCGAATTTGCCGCCAACCTGCTGGCCCGCTGCAAGGCCGAGGGGCTGCATACCGCGGTGGAAAGTTGTCTGCACGTGCCCTGGCACCAGATTGAACCTAGCCTCCCCCATCTCGACCTGCTGCTGGCGGATCTCAAGCATGTGGATGAGGAACGCTTCTTCGACTGGACCCGCGGCAAGGTCGCCCTGCCCCTGGCCAACCTCAAGCGTCTGGCCGAGCGCGGCGTGGCCATGCAGATCCGGGTGCCGCTCATCCCCGGTTTCAATGCCGACCGCGCCTCCATCGAGGCCATCACCCAAGCTGCCGCCCGCCTCGGCACTGTGCAGGAGATCCACTTTCTCCCCTACCACACCCTGGGCGCGGGCAAGTACGCCCTGCTCGACCAACCCTATCAGGCCCCCCTGCAGCCACTCGATGACCCGGCACTACTCGCCTTTGCCCATGAGTGTGCCCGTGCGCAGGGGCTGACCCCGCTCACCCGGGGCTAGCAACACCCCATGACATCAGCCACTCACAGCCCAATGACCAGAGGATAAGACCATGACCCAGCTCGACCTCACTACCCTGCCCCCGCGGATCCGTGCCCACAAGGAGAGCCTGATCCACATCGTCCAGCCGCCGGTCTGCACCGAGCGTGCCCGTCACTACACGCAAGCCTATCAGGCCCATCTGGCCCGGCCGCTGCCGGTGCGCCGCGCCCTGGCGCTGGCCCTCCACCTCAAGGAGCGCACCATCTGGATCAAGCACGACGAGCTCATCGTCGGCAACCAGGCCAGTCAGGTGCGGGCGGCGCCGCTCTTTCCCGAATACACGGTGGGCTGGATCGA
Proteins encoded in this window:
- a CDS encoding glycyl-radical enzyme activating protein, with amino-acid sequence MIFDLQRYSTHDGPGIRTLVFLKGCSLACRWCQNPESRSPKPDILLDRRQCIEGCRLCSDACPAILRDSQGVQLTRSALRNQDVERLRGLCPSEALQVCGREESLDTLMATILRDRPFFERSGGGVTLSGGEPFMQPEFAANLLARCKAEGLHTAVESCLHVPWHQIEPSLPHLDLLLADLKHVDEERFFDWTRGKVALPLANLKRLAERGVAMQIRVPLIPGFNADRASIEAITQAAARLGTVQEIHFLPYHTLGAGKYALLDQPYQAPLQPLDDPALLAFAHECARAQGLTPLTRG
- the rsuA gene encoding 16S rRNA pseudouridine(516) synthase RsuA, producing the protein MRLDKFLCDCSDLTRSLAGKLIRQGEVMVDGIVVKQPAFHINEQSQVEFDGVTLTLDQRNRYFMLHKPEGYVCSNEDPDHPTVFFLMDEPAMGKLHVVGRLDLDTTGLVLVTDDGQWSHRITSPRHECAKTYHVWLADPVSPDAIALFAEGVLLRSETEKTRPAQLEILGECEARLTIHEGKYHQVKRMFAAIGNKVVGLHRERVGGLTLDEELAPGEYRELTADEIARF
- a CDS encoding HD-GYP domain-containing protein, which codes for MKSQTPHPVIPVNQLQPGMYVIAIISQTGGMEIAQMGLVTTRQQINDLVKRGVLTVRVDLARSKLPGIEQVISPDPAISPASTQRPSGSGNGEGRELKIRRLYQEARELQGKFIRHLKAGEPIDITPLAAVAEEMVDTMFTHGDAMLCLARIRAKDAYLMEHSMNVAILLANFGRYLDLDRSVLKELTLGGLLHDVGKIMTPDEVLNKPGKLTDEEFAVMRQHVVHSYEILSNTPGITATMLEVAANHHERLDGTGYPQRLKGEQLSLYTRMSGIVDVYDAVTADRVYKQGMQPTQAFRILLKGINHHFDAELVTKFIKCMGVYPVGTLVQLSNQRLAIVMQRNPHEPLKPVVKVIYHGTQRHYLEVQWLDLAKNGVQETIESTVDPKEFGINLANFV
- a CDS encoding DMT family transporter, with the protein product MGYEWLALAAASLWAVAALISVKPARHLGAFAYSRWRMLLVSLMLGSASLATGGWQTLTQSALPLLALSGLIGIFVGDTALFACMNRLGPRRSGLLFSCHALFSALLGLWLFGEQLGGWRLVGAMLVFAGVMLAILFGRRGNAQQNEWEQVRGHLVIGIGLGLTAAFCQSLGAIIAKPVMMSGTVDAISASGIRMGSALLAHCTLRALRVPLSLPHNPINRQVLGMIGINGFLAMAMGMTLILVALRQGDVGMVAILSSTTPVILLPLLWWHSGQRPSLAAWAGALLATLGTTLVLGASGH
- the fsa gene encoding fructose-6-phosphate aldolase; its protein translation is MELYLDTADVAAVRRWSRILPLAGVTTNPSITAAGGMPLTELLPALREVLGPKARLFAQVMAKTETEMVREAFALRELDRDLVIKIPVCEEGLAAIKTLTANGVPTLGTAVYTPLQGWLAAVAGAEYVAPYVNRLDAQGGDGIATVQELQQLLALHAPHSKVLAASFRTPRQALDCLLAGCQSITLPLDVAEQLLRVPAVDAALAKFDQDWQRAFA